In the Pseudomonas orientalis genome, one interval contains:
- a CDS encoding lysophospholipid acyltransferase, giving the protein MEKFKGALLVGALRLFALLPWRAVQAVGTGIGWIMWKTPNRSRDTVRINLSKCFPDMDPVERERLVGRSLMDIGKSLTESACAWIWPAQRSIDLVREVEGLEVLHEALASGKGVVGITSHLGNWEVLNHFYCSQCKPIIFYRPPKLKAVDDLLRKQRVQLGNRVAASTKEGILSVIKEVRKGGQVGIPADPEPAESAGIFVPFFATQALTSKFVPNMLAGHKAVGVFLHALRLPDGSGYKVILEAAPEDMYSTDTATSCAAMSKVVERYVGAYPSQYMWSMKRFKKRPPGEARWY; this is encoded by the coding sequence GTGGAAAAGTTTAAAGGCGCCTTGCTGGTAGGCGCTCTTCGGTTGTTTGCCCTGCTGCCCTGGCGCGCCGTACAAGCCGTCGGCACGGGCATCGGCTGGATCATGTGGAAAACCCCCAACCGCTCCCGCGACACGGTGCGGATCAACCTGTCCAAGTGTTTCCCGGACATGGACCCGGTCGAACGCGAGCGCCTGGTGGGCCGCAGCCTGATGGACATCGGCAAGTCACTGACCGAAAGCGCCTGCGCCTGGATCTGGCCGGCCCAGCGTTCCATCGACCTGGTGCGCGAAGTCGAGGGTCTGGAGGTGCTGCACGAAGCCCTGGCCTCGGGTAAAGGGGTGGTGGGCATCACCAGCCACCTGGGCAACTGGGAAGTGCTGAATCACTTTTATTGCAGCCAGTGCAAACCGATCATTTTCTATCGCCCGCCCAAGCTCAAGGCTGTTGATGACTTGTTGCGCAAGCAACGCGTGCAACTGGGTAACCGCGTGGCCGCTTCCACCAAGGAAGGCATTCTCAGCGTGATCAAGGAAGTGCGCAAAGGCGGCCAGGTGGGTATCCCGGCTGACCCAGAGCCGGCTGAATCCGCCGGCATTTTCGTGCCGTTCTTCGCCACCCAGGCGCTGACCAGCAAGTTCGTGCCGAACATGCTCGCGGGTCACAAGGCGGTGGGCGTGTTCCTGCACGCGCTGCGCCTGCCGGACGGCTCGGGCTACAAGGTGATCCTGGAAGCGGCCCCGGAAGACATGTACAGCACTGACACCGCCACGTCCTGCGCAGCGATGAGCAAGGTGGTGGAGCGGTATGTCGGCGCCTACCCGAGCCAGTACATGTGGAGCATGAAACGCTTCAAGAAACGGCCGCCGGGTGAAGCGCGGTGGTACTGA
- the glyS gene encoding glycine--tRNA ligase subunit beta, with protein MSAQDFLVELGTEELPPKALNTLADAFLAGIEKGLHSAGLKFEAKKVYAAPRRLAVLLTALETQQPDRNINLDGPPRQAAFDAEGNPTQAALGFAKKCGVELSEIDQSGPKLRFSQVIPGKPTASLLPTIVEDSLNDLPIPKRMRWGARKEEFVRPTQWLVMLLGDQVIECTILAQKAGRDSRGHRFHHPESVRITSPANYLNDLRAAYVLADANERRELISKRTEELARLQEGTAIVPPSLLDEVTALVEWPVPLVCSFEERFLDVPQEALITTMQDNQKYFCLLDADGKLLPRFITVANIESTDPQQIIAGNEKVVRPRLTDAEFFFKQDKKQKLEDFNLRLQNVVFQEKLGSVYDKAVRVSKLAAYIAPRIGGDAAWAARAGLLSKCDLATEMVGEFPEMQGVAGYYYALNDGEPNDVALALNEQYMPRGAGAELPSTLTGAAVAIADKLDTLVGIFGIGMLPTGSKDPYALRRAALGVLRILIDKQLDLDLTQAVVFAVGQFGAKVKQAGLAEQVLEFVFDRLRARYEDESVDVSVYLSVRALQPGSALDFDQRVQAVQAFRKLPEADALAAVNKRVSNLLSKADNLGTAEVDPSLFADAKEFSLNSAIVKAENAVKPLIAERNYAEALARLASLREPVDAFFEAVMINADDAGVRKNRYAMLARLRGLFINIADISVLG; from the coding sequence ATGAGTGCTCAAGATTTCCTGGTTGAACTGGGCACCGAAGAGCTGCCGCCCAAGGCACTCAACACCCTGGCCGACGCATTCCTGGCCGGTATCGAAAAAGGTCTGCACAGCGCTGGCTTGAAGTTCGAGGCGAAGAAAGTCTACGCCGCGCCACGTCGCCTGGCGGTATTGCTGACCGCACTGGAAACCCAGCAGCCGGACCGCAATATCAACCTCGACGGCCCGCCGCGTCAGGCCGCATTCGACGCCGAAGGCAACCCGACTCAAGCGGCACTGGGCTTTGCCAAGAAGTGCGGCGTCGAGCTGAGCGAGATTGACCAGAGCGGCCCGAAACTGCGCTTCAGCCAGGTCATCCCCGGCAAGCCGACGGCCAGCCTGTTGCCGACCATCGTGGAAGATTCCCTGAACGACCTGCCGATCCCCAAGCGCATGCGCTGGGGTGCGCGCAAGGAAGAATTCGTACGCCCAACCCAGTGGCTGGTGATGCTGCTCGGTGACCAGGTCATCGAGTGCACCATCCTCGCCCAGAAGGCCGGTCGCGATTCCCGTGGCCATCGCTTCCACCACCCCGAGAGCGTGCGCATCACCTCGCCGGCCAACTACCTCAATGACCTGCGCGCCGCTTACGTGCTGGCCGATGCCAATGAGCGTCGTGAGCTGATCAGCAAGCGTACCGAGGAGCTGGCGCGCCTGCAGGAAGGCACCGCCATCGTGCCGCCAAGCCTGCTCGACGAAGTGACCGCCCTGGTTGAATGGCCGGTGCCGCTGGTGTGCTCGTTCGAAGAACGTTTCCTCGATGTGCCGCAGGAAGCGCTGATCACCACCATGCAGGACAACCAGAAATACTTCTGCCTGCTGGACGCGGACGGTAAGTTGCTGCCGCGCTTTATCACCGTGGCCAACATCGAAAGCACGGACCCGCAACAGATCATCGCCGGTAACGAGAAAGTCGTGCGTCCGCGCCTGACCGACGCCGAGTTCTTCTTCAAGCAGGACAAGAAGCAGAAGCTCGAAGACTTCAATCTGCGCCTGCAAAACGTGGTGTTCCAGGAAAAACTCGGCAGCGTCTACGACAAGGCCGTGCGCGTTTCCAAGCTGGCGGCCTACATCGCGCCTCGCATTGGTGGCGACGCTGCCTGGGCCGCGCGCGCAGGTCTGCTGTCCAAGTGCGACCTGGCCACCGAAATGGTCGGCGAGTTCCCTGAAATGCAGGGCGTGGCCGGTTACTACTACGCCCTCAACGACGGCGAACCCAACGATGTGGCCCTGGCGCTGAACGAGCAATACATGCCACGGGGTGCCGGTGCCGAGCTGCCTAGCACCCTGACCGGTGCGGCCGTGGCTATCGCCGACAAGCTGGACACCCTCGTTGGCATCTTCGGTATCGGCATGCTGCCCACCGGCAGCAAAGACCCGTATGCGCTGCGCCGTGCGGCCCTGGGCGTGTTGCGTATCCTGATCGACAAGCAGCTGGACCTCGACCTGACCCAGGCCGTGGTGTTCGCAGTCGGCCAGTTCGGTGCCAAGGTCAAGCAGGCGGGCCTGGCCGAGCAAGTGCTGGAGTTCGTATTCGACCGCCTACGTGCGCGTTACGAAGATGAAAGCGTGGACGTTTCCGTCTACCTGTCGGTGCGTGCCCTGCAGCCGGGTTCGGCGCTGGACTTCGATCAACGCGTACAGGCGGTACAGGCATTCCGCAAGTTGCCGGAAGCCGATGCCCTGGCCGCCGTGAACAAGCGCGTATCGAACCTGTTGAGCAAGGCCGACAACCTGGGTACTGCCGAGGTGGATCCAAGCCTGTTTGCCGATGCCAAGGAGTTCTCGCTGAACTCGGCCATCGTCAAGGCCGAGAACGCCGTGAAGCCGTTGATCGCCGAGCGTAACTACGCTGAAGCGCTGGCGCGCCTGGCATCGTTGCGTGAACCGGTGGACGCGTTCTTTGAAGCGGTAATGATCAATGCCGACGATGCCGGCGTGCGGAAAAACCGCTACGCCATGCTCGCGCGCCTGCGTGGCCTGTTCATCAATATCGCTGACATTTCCGTACTGGGCTGA
- a CDS encoding DNA-3-methyladenine glycosylase I yields the protein MPRCFWCSEDPLYMAYHDQEWGTPLRDAQGLFELLLLEGFQAGLSWITVLRKREHYRKVLFGFDAQRLARLTDAEIETLMQDPGIVRNRLKLNATRRNAAAWLALKDPVGLLWSFVGGKPKVNHFKDRSDVPAITPEAEAMSRALKKAGFTFVGPTICYAFMQASGMVMDHTQDCDRYADLVNAG from the coding sequence ATGCCACGCTGCTTTTGGTGTTCTGAAGATCCGCTGTACATGGCTTATCACGATCAAGAGTGGGGAACGCCGCTGCGCGATGCGCAGGGTTTGTTCGAGTTGCTTTTGCTCGAAGGGTTCCAGGCGGGCTTGTCCTGGATCACCGTTTTACGCAAACGCGAGCATTACCGGAAGGTGCTGTTCGGCTTTGATGCGCAGCGCCTGGCCAGGCTGACCGACGCTGAAATCGAAACGCTGATGCAGGACCCGGGCATCGTGCGCAATCGCCTCAAGCTCAATGCCACACGCCGCAACGCCGCCGCCTGGCTGGCGCTGAAAGACCCGGTGGGGTTGCTCTGGTCGTTTGTCGGCGGCAAGCCCAAGGTCAATCATTTCAAGGATCGCAGCGACGTCCCGGCGATTACGCCCGAAGCCGAAGCCATGAGCCGCGCCTTGAAGAAAGCCGGCTTCACCTTTGTCGGGCCGACCATCTGCTACGCGTTCATGCAGGCCTCGGGCATGGTCATGGACCACACCCAGGACTGCGACCGTTACGCGGACCTGGTCAACGCCGGTTAG
- the glyQ gene encoding glycine--tRNA ligase subunit alpha, with protein MSQPTPAVRTFQDLILALQQYWAEQGCVVLQPYDMEVGAGTFHTATFLRAIGPETWNAAYVQPSRRPTDGRYGENPNRLQHYYQFQVVLKPNPDNFQELYLGSLKHVGLDPLVHDIRFVEDNWESPTLGAWGLGWEVWLNGMEVTQFTYFQQAGGIECYPVTGEITYGLERLAMYLQGVDSVYDLVWADGPFGKVTYGDVFHQNEVEQSTYNFEHANVDKLFELFDFYESEAKRLIELDQPLPLPSYEMVLKASHTFNLLDARRAISVTARQQYILRVRTLARSVAQAYLLARAKLGFPMATPDLRDEVLAKLEAAQ; from the coding sequence GTGAGCCAGCCTACGCCAGCCGTGCGTACCTTCCAAGACTTGATCCTCGCCCTCCAGCAATACTGGGCCGAGCAAGGTTGTGTGGTACTTCAGCCCTACGATATGGAAGTAGGCGCCGGCACTTTCCACACCGCTACCTTCCTGCGGGCCATCGGCCCGGAAACCTGGAACGCCGCTTATGTGCAGCCCAGTCGTCGCCCGACTGACGGCCGCTACGGCGAAAACCCGAACCGTCTGCAGCACTACTACCAGTTCCAGGTGGTATTGAAGCCCAACCCGGACAACTTCCAGGAACTGTACCTGGGCTCGCTGAAACATGTCGGCCTGGACCCACTGGTCCACGACATCCGTTTTGTCGAAGACAACTGGGAATCGCCAACCCTGGGCGCCTGGGGCCTGGGCTGGGAAGTCTGGCTCAATGGCATGGAAGTGACGCAATTCACCTACTTCCAGCAAGCGGGCGGCATCGAGTGCTACCCGGTGACCGGCGAAATCACCTACGGCCTGGAGCGCCTGGCCATGTACCTGCAGGGCGTGGACTCGGTCTATGACCTGGTGTGGGCTGACGGCCCGTTCGGCAAAGTCACCTACGGCGACGTGTTCCACCAGAACGAAGTGGAGCAGTCCACCTACAACTTCGAACACGCCAACGTCGACAAGCTGTTCGAACTGTTCGACTTCTATGAAAGCGAAGCCAAGCGCCTGATCGAACTCGATCAGCCGTTGCCGTTGCCGAGCTATGAAATGGTGTTGAAGGCCTCCCATACCTTCAACCTGCTGGACGCGCGCCGTGCCATCTCGGTAACCGCACGCCAGCAATACATCCTGCGAGTACGCACCCTGGCGCGTTCCGTCGCTCAAGCCTACCTGCTGGCGCGCGCCAAGCTGGGCTTCCCGATGGCAACCCCGGATTTGCGTGATGAAGTGTTGGCTAAGCTGGAGGCTGCACAATGA
- the gmhB gene encoding D-glycero-beta-D-manno-heptose 1,7-bisphosphate 7-phosphatase produces the protein MMLKLLILDRDGVINYDSDAYIKSVAEWIPLPGSIEAIAQLSKAGWTVAIATNQSGIARGYYDIATLDAMHARLRRLVAEQGGEVGLVVYCPHGPNEGCDCRKPKPGMLKIIAEHYKVPLAGIWFVGDSLGDLEAAKAVDSQPVLVKTGKGEKTQVKNLPVGTLIFDDLAAVAAELINN, from the coding sequence ATCATGTTGAAACTGCTGATTCTCGATCGGGACGGGGTGATCAATTACGACTCCGACGCTTACATCAAGTCGGTGGCGGAATGGATTCCATTGCCCGGTTCGATCGAGGCCATCGCGCAGTTGAGCAAAGCTGGCTGGACAGTGGCCATTGCCACCAACCAGTCCGGCATCGCACGCGGTTATTACGACATTGCCACCCTGGACGCCATGCACGCGCGCTTGCGCAGGCTGGTGGCGGAGCAGGGCGGCGAGGTGGGGCTGGTGGTTTACTGCCCTCACGGGCCGAATGAGGGCTGCGACTGTCGCAAACCCAAACCTGGCATGCTGAAAATCATTGCAGAACATTACAAGGTGCCCTTGGCTGGGATATGGTTCGTCGGAGACAGTCTCGGTGACCTGGAGGCGGCCAAAGCCGTCGACTCTCAGCCAGTTTTGGTAAAGACCGGAAAAGGCGAAAAGACCCAGGTAAAAAACCTGCCGGTCGGCACCTTGATTTTTGACGATCTGGCGGCGGTTGCCGC
- a CDS encoding tetratricopeptide repeat protein yields the protein MLESLEKMLAKGVDNSLLRFGLGKGYLDLKDNAKAAEHLQRCVEFDPKYSAAWKLLGKAQQGLGDSVAARQAWEKGIEAAQAHGDKQAEKEMTVFLKKLDRLA from the coding sequence ATGCTCGAATCCCTGGAGAAAATGCTCGCCAAGGGTGTGGATAATTCGCTGCTGCGGTTTGGCTTGGGCAAGGGTTATCTGGATCTGAAGGACAACGCCAAGGCGGCAGAGCATTTGCAGCGCTGCGTCGAGTTCGATCCGAAATATTCGGCGGCGTGGAAGTTGCTGGGCAAGGCGCAGCAAGGGCTGGGGGATAGCGTGGCCGCTCGCCAGGCGTGGGAGAAGGGCATCGAAGCGGCCCAGGCCCATGGGGACAAACAGGCCGAAAAAGAAATGACGGTATTCCTGAAGAAACTCGACCGCCTGGCCTGA